In Zygosaccharomyces rouxii strain CBS732 chromosome F complete sequence, a single window of DNA contains:
- a CDS encoding 60S ribosomal protein eL22 (highly similar to gnl|GLV|CAGL0F01683g Candida glabrata CAGL0F01683g and highly similar to YLR061W uniprot|P05749 Saccharomyces cerevisiae), translated as MAPNTSRKQKVTKTFTVDVSSPVENGVFDPASYAKFLIEHIKVEGATGNLGNAVSVEENGSVVTVVSATKFSGKYLKYLTKKYLKKNQLRDWIRFVSVKTNQYRLAFYQVTPEEEADEE; from the exons ATGGCTCCAAAC ACCTCCAGAAAGCAAAAGGTTACCAAGACTTTTACCGTTGACGTTTCTTCTCCAGTTGAAAACGGTGTCTTTGACCCAGCTTCTTACGCTAAGTTCTTGATTGAACACATCAAGGTTGAAGGTGCTACCGGTAACTTGGGTAACGCTGTTtctgttgaagaaaacgGCTCCGTTGTTACTGTTGTTTCTGCCACCAAGTTCTCTGGTAAGTACTTGAAGTACTTGACCAAGAAGTacttgaagaagaaccaattgAGAGACTGGATCAGATTCGTCTCTGTTAAGACCAACCAATACAGATTGGCCTTCTACCAAGTTACTCCAGAGGAAGAAGCTGATGAAGAGTAA
- the RPO41 gene encoding DNA-directed RNA polymerase (similar to uniprot|P13433 Saccharomyces cerevisiae YFL036W), which translates to MLRLPTRTIRKSSLIPKRLISLKGSHLHKPASELVSNASSSNSGVGQGLGFMKSSQISMSPGFDPFDRSHAAALNQTTQSRDVMQLWSLLEACLCSKYYNRAFSILQSLYMVGPHRPYFIDDYNMYLESLVENGIMTSISQLDKKLSDDLQNTFRDVDYNDRTLAIMVHHAIKYDHLQSETQNHLKIYFRMSVGGIKSILSHVNVLTVSDYAALHADLKMINLNDVPEAVRPLLENRAQERKKLAQEELATLEENKGSVDGNPLAANDHKVEDDQNKSIFSLDQEVKPLEKDATTLKAVDTLNMRVVRHALLGLSLNETQREQILKFNFDASSNLLNMDDNRSLDFFEIYRSLSNEEDRSKFEKALDDFNQERQRALENRATDAAKERWKHDFEEAKARGDISIEKRLNVKLWQWYSAMLPLVKEEVKLCSQVFDGYANEKKNASKEDAKQERARLDYGPYLSLVDPEKMCVITILELLKLNSTGGIIEGMRTARAVISVGKAIEMEFRSEQLLKSESQAFRDLGKNSHELKKYLQRAKSTFRSMKIEENKIMWPQAARAKIGSILISMLIHVSKVEVEGVDPVTKQKVYGEAPAFAHGYQYHNGSKLGVLKIHRSLVHQLNGERLVASVQPQLLPMLVKPRPWKNWKSGGYYYTQSTLIRSKDSPEQIAYLKAVSDATAINTVYDGLNVLGETPWTVNRPLFEVMSKVWNSGKPFLDIPGVQEKLTLLPPPPREADPSVHREWKLKNKELANRFSSNRSTRCDSNYKLEIARAFLGEKFYFPHNLDFRGRAYPLSPHFNHLGNDMSRGLLLFWNGKRLGPQGLKWLKVHLSNLFGFDKASLLERVQFADEHIDDIKQSAQDPLKEDAWWMKAEKPWQALATCMELNDAMKLDNPEDFISHQPVHQDGTCNGLQHYAALGGDIDGATQVNLVPNDRPQDVYAHVAKLVIARLEIAAAKGDEVAMILKDKITRKVVKQTVMTNVYGVTYVGATFQIDKQLSNIFEDRKYSLELSKYLTKHVFGAVRELFQGAHLIQDWLGECAKRISKSIRLDVDEKSFKNGNKPDFMTSVIWTTPLGLPIVQPYRETSKKQVTTNLQTVFISDPFGVNPVNARRQKAGFPPNFIHSLDASHMLLSAAECGRNGLDFASVHDSYWTHACDVDNMNVFLREQFIRLHEVDLIERLKDEFDERYKNYVQIAKVERTSELAKQIMAVRAQLSKELGRQATLSDEIFMEKRRIQMLQSEDPNEVAKGENMVTTVSLVEATGSIEDIESKKSDASTLVILTPLRLPQIPPKGNFDVRELKNSKYFFS; encoded by the coding sequence ATGCTAAGGTTACCCACTAGAACAATACGAAAGTCATCGCTTATACCCAAGAGGCTAATCTCTTTGAAGGGGTCTCATTTACATAAACCAGCTTCAGAACTGGTTTCAAATGCATCATCCTCAAATTCTGGAGTTGGTCAAGGTTTAGGTTTCATGAAATCTTCACAAATTAGTATGTCTCCAGGTtttgatccatttgataGATCTCATGCCGCCGCTTTGAACCAAACTACTCAATCAAGAGATGTTATGCAATTGTGGTCACTTTTAGAAGCATGTCTTTGTTCCAAATATTATAATAGAGCATTTTCCATTTTACAATCGCTTTACATGGTCGGACCTCATAGACCATATTTTATAGATGATTACAACATGTACTTGGAAAGTTTAGTGGAAAATGGAATAATGACATCCATAAGTCAGTTGGATAAAAAATTATCtgatgatttacaaaatacTTTTAGAGATGTGGATTATAACGATAGGACATTAGCCATCATGGTACACCATGCTATAAAATATGACCATTTACAATCTGAGACCCAAAATCATTTAAAGATTTATTTCAGGATGAGTGTTGGGGGTATTAAAAGCATACTTTCTCACGTCAACGTTTTAACAGTATCAGATTATGCCGCATTGCATGCagatttaaaaatgattaaTCTTAATGATGTACCTGAAGCCGTAAGGCCTTTATTAGAAAACAGAGCCcaagaaaggaaaaaattagCTCAAGAAGAGTTGGCTACCCTAGAGGAAAATAAAGGTAGTGTTGATGGAAACCCCTTAGCCGCCAATGACCATAAAGTGGAAGATGACCAAAATAAATCTATTTTCAGTTTAGATCAAGAGGTGAAACCACTGGAGAAAGATGCAACTACTTTAAAGGCGGTAGACACCTTAAACATGAGAGTTGTTAGACATGCTCTTCTAGGTCTTTCATTAAATGAGACCCAAAGGGAACAAATCTTGAAGTTTAATTTTGACGCCAGTAGTAATTTGTTAAACATGGATGATAACAGGTCTTTAGATTTCTTCGAAATTTATCGTTCTTTATCGAATGAAGAGGATAGGTCCAAATTCGAAAAGGCTTTAGACGATTTTAACCAAGAAAGACAACGTGCTTTGGAGAATCGTGCCACCGATGCGGCTAAGGAACGCTGGAAGCACGATTTTGAAGAGGCAAAAGCCAGAGGTGATATATCTATCGAAAAGAGATTAAACGTGAAATTATGGCAGTGGTACAGTGCTATGTTACCATTagtgaaagaagaagtcAAATTATGTTCTCAAGTTTTTGATGGTTATGCTaacgaaaagaaaaatgcaTCAAAGGAGGACGCTAAACAAGAGAGGGCTAGATTAGATTATGGTCCATACCTCTCATTAGTGGATCCCGAAAAGATGTGCGTCATTACCATCttagaattgttaaaattaaattCAACTGGTGGTATCATTGAGGGTATGAGAACTGCTAGAGCTGTTATTTCTGTTGGTAAAGCCATCGAGATGGAGTTTAGATCTGAACAGTTACTAAAGAGTGAATCACAAGCCTTTAGAGACCTTGGTAAGAATTCACATGAACTCAAGAAGTACTTACAGAGGGCAAAATCAACTTTCAGATCCATGAAGATTgaggaaaataaaatcatGTGGCCTCAAGCGGCTCGTGCAAAGATTGGCTCTATTTTGATTTCCATGTTAATCCATGTCAGTAAAGTCGAAGTGGAAGGTGTAGATCCCGTTACTAAACAAAAAGTTTACGGTGAAGCGCCCGCATTTGCCCATGGTTACCAATATCACAATGGGTCCAAATTGGGGGTTCTGAAGATTCACAGATCTTTGGTGCATCAACTAAATGGTGAGCGATTAGTTGCCTCTGTCCAGCCCCAACTCTTACCCATGTTGGTTAAGCCAAGAccttggaagaattggaaatctgGTGGTTATTACTACACTCAATCTACTTTGATCAGATCTAAAGATTCTCCAGAACAAATTGCATACTTGAAAGCAGTATCGGACGCAACTGCTATTAATACTGTGTATGATGGTTTGAATGTTCTTGGTGAAACTCCATGGACGGTCAATAGACCCCTTTTCGAAGTTATGTCCAAGGTTTGGAACAGTGGTAAACCATTCCTAGATATTCCTGGAGtacaagagaaattgacactgctaccaccaccaccaagagaAGCCGATCCATCGGTACATAGGGAATGGAAACTGAAGAATAAAGAACTTGCCAACAGGTTTTCCAGTAATAGATCTACTAGATGCGATTCGAATTATAAACTGGAAATAGCTAGGGCATTCTTAGGTGAGAAGTTTTATTTCCCACATAATCTGGATTTCAGAGGTCGTGCTTATCCATTGTCACCTCATTTCAACCACTTGGGTAATGACATGAGTAGAGGTCTGTTACTATTCTGGAATGGTAAACGTCTTGGTCCTCAAGGTCTAAAGTGGTTGAAAGTCCATTTGTCTAACTTGTTTGGTTTTGATAAGGCATCTCTACTTGAAAGAGTTCAATTTGCCGATGAACACATTGATGATATCAAACAAAGTGCTCAAGatcctttgaaagaagatgCGTGGTGGATGAAGGCTGAAAAACCATGGCAAGCTTTGGCTACATGCATGGAATTGAACGATGCTatgaaattggataatCCCGAAGATTTCATCTCTCATCAACCAGTGCATCAAGATGGTACCTGCAACGGTCTTCAGCACTACGCAGCTCTAGGGGGGGATATTGATGGTGCCACGCAAGTTAATTTGGTACCCAATGACCGTCCTCAAGATGTCTATGCACATGTTGCCAAATTAGTAATTGCCAGACTAGAAATTGCCGCTGCTAAGGGTGACGAAGTCGCGATGATTTTGAAGGataaaattacaagaaagGTGGTTAAACAAACTGTGATGACAAACGTGTACGGTGTTACCTATGTGGGGGCtactttccaaattgacaAGCAACTTTCTaacatttttgaagatcGTAAGTATTCCTTGGAACTTTCGAAATACTTAACGAAACATGTATTTGGAGCCGTTCGTGAGCTTTTCCAAGGTGCTCATTTAATTCAAGATTGGCTTGGTGAGTGTGCCAAAAGGATTTCCAAGTCCATTAGATTGGATGtggatgaaaaatctttcaaaaatggtaataaaCCTGACTTCATGACCTCAGTCATCTGGACTACACCATTAGGTTTACCAATCGTTCAACCTTATCGTGAAACGAGTAAGAAACAGGTGACTACCAATTTACAAACCGTTTTCATCAGTGATCCTTTTGGAGTAAATCCAGTGAATGCTAGAAGACAAAAGGCAGGTTTCCCACCAAATTTTATCCATTCTCTCGATGCTTCTCACATGTTATTATCCGCAGCGGAATGTGGTAGAAATGGCCTGGATTTTGCATCTGTTCACGATTCATACTGGACGCATGCCTGTGATGTGGATAACATGAACGTTTTCTTAAGAGAACAATTCATCAGATTACATGAAGTTGATCTAATTGAAAGATTAAAGGATGAATTCGATGAGCGTTACAAAAATTACGTACAAATAGCCAAAGTGGAAAGAACATCTGAATTGGCAAAACAAATTATGGCGGTAAGAGCTCAATTATCCAAAGAACTAGGTAGACAAGCAACGTTGTCGGATGAAATCTTCATGGAAAAGAGAAGGATTCAAATGCTGCAATCAGAAGATCCTAACGAAGTAGCAAAAGGTGAAAACATGGTTACCACAGTTTCCTTGGTGGAAGCAACTGGAAGCATTGAAGATATCGAATCCAAGAAGTCAGATGCAAGCACACTAGTAATTTTAACACCACTAAGGTTACCCCAAATACCACCAAAAGGAAATTTCGATGtgagagaattgaaaaacagCAAGTACTTCTTCTCTTGA
- the MOB2 gene encoding Mob2p (similar to uniprot|P43563 Saccharomyces cerevisiae YFL034C-B MOB2 Component of the RAM signaling network localizes and activates the Ace2p in the daughter cell nucleus to direct daughter cell-specific transcription of several genes involved in cell separation Mob1p-like protein) yields the protein MSFFNFKGFGRNSKKNKHTNNNMGNTGSPAPMNTIYSSPHSSSSKLSLRKNHSPSRHSQHSLQQSQPQSSLYSGNNNYNNSSSPERPESQQVMFLSEPFVRTALVKGSFKTIVQLPKYVDIGEWIALNVFEFFTNLNQFYGVIAEYVTPDAYPTMNAGPHTDYLWLDANNRQVSLPASQYIDLALTWIDNKVNDKNLFPTKNNIPFPQMFLRDVQRIMVQMFRIFANIYHHHFDKIIHLSLEAHWNSFFAHFISFSKEFNIIDRKEMYPLLPLIENMEFQGKII from the coding sequence ATGTCATTCTTTAACTTCAAGGGGTTCGGTAGGAATTCCAAAAAGAATAAGcatactaataataatatgGGGAATACTGGTTCTCCCGCACCTATGAATACGATCTATTCTAGTCCGCATAGCAGTAGTTCGAAGTTATCACTACGTAAAAATCATTCACCTTCGAGGCATTCCCAGCACAGTTTACAACAATCTCAACCACAGTCGTCCCTGTAtagtggtaataataattacaataattcttcatcgCCTGAGAGGCCGGAATCTCAACAGGTAATGTTTTTAAGTGAACCATTTGTCAGAACAGCATTAGTTAAAGGCTCATTCAAGACTATAGTGCAGTTGCCTAAATACGTGGATATTGGTGAATGGATTGCCCTCAACgtttttgaatttttcacaaacTTGAATCAATTCTATGGAGTCATTGCGGAATACGTGACACCAGATGCATATCCAACGATGAATGCTGGACCTCACACTGATTATCTCTGGTTAGATGCTAATAATAGACAAGTTTCACTACCGGCTTCACAATATATCGATTTGGCACTAACGTGGATCGATAATAAAGTTAACGATAAAAATTTATTCCCAACAAAGAATAACATTCCATTTCCACAAATGTTTCTAAGAGACGTTCAAAGAATAATGGTCCAAATGTTTAGGATTTTTGCGAACAtctatcatcatcattttgataaaattatACATCTTTCCCTAGAAGCACATTGGAACTCATTTTTTGCCCATTTTATCAGTTTTTCTAAGGAGTTTAATATAATTGATAGGAAAGAGATGTACCCGTTACTACCGTTGATTGAAAATATGGAATTTCAAGGTAAAATCATTTAA
- the MIL1 gene encoding Mil1p (similar to uniprot|P43564 Saccharomyces cerevisiae YFL034W Possible integral membrane protein that interacts with Rpp0p which is a component of the ribosomal stalk), producing the protein MTSSGEDLGSNLQGLSISEAMETKCEDGGGMNYDHSSRRDSLDLGAVSFKAFENDEFAEIHYRDAEDGRGAAALESANLPQITSNNGNIENDSDSDSDSGWQIMPTIASYNIYDEKGQLSIRPYEVRSLQTPSQEELSSKDKSNTKTTFGYTKVAAEEQAQRSFQTNRKTDFLFDHRRLRNDSSRGTLASDEKAKDAMETDHDSDSSEFSQDEKDDEETFYDEYEDDVEPMDDLNPDTQLDATKNMLTEKEKFAYVGAINVLINQICTELATLCLCVDNITSHRKLARRLQFAQKDTAAWKTDILERIYTHLNVSDEEIIMIEQLSNHGVRLEDLCKCLKTHQKVENPFEEHDDSKNDENNEEEKIEKEQKSPNEKESDIRESCESTTSSVTKRNLEDEAEDNKESYGINMPNEVVNPDMIKDKSRIDIDVAWTVICDLFLLLLQDAAYDARSRILLLRFAEVLNVTGLEVAEFERRITDSLDMEQSTEDQNWDETKLMKDRRKRRRRKKLCYVGLAMVGGSLVLGLSGGLLAPVIGAGIAAGLSTVGITGATGFLTGAGGATAVAVTSTAIGGNIGFKGMKRRMGSVRTFEFCPLHNNRRVNLLISVSGWMIGNVDDVRLPYSTVDPVEGDLYSLNWEPEMLKSIGESITIIANELFATTIQQVLGATVLTAFISAIQWPMWLSKLSYILDNPWNVSLDRAWSAGKILADTLIAKNLGQRPTTLMGFSLGSRVIFSCLVELCKKKAFGLVENVYLFGTPVIKNKEQLVMARSVVSGRFVNAYSEKDWMLAYLFRAAAGGFSTVMGITPITNVEGIENFDCTDVVDGHLAYRKNMPKLLKRLGISVVSEQFVEIEEDVDFGEIKRKRKLVEDVDAAQKKLSEKKKHNSWVPKWLKPKKSKWRSMVEDTVEEGKEIEIPAQAAKEEDMISDSTRESMKEPSTKAGAEEGTTEKNEEDDEAENPSKKDPVLIDHGALMNELKLIKQAIHEEQRHKKKEMKEDEEEEDKDESEGNTADETPNASISEKNKSSRQSSYGAPQSPGNFQLLGAGRTILPEDDDMFKQRNKSGMTFEFPDDI; encoded by the coding sequence ATGACTTCCTCAGGTGAAGATCTGGGGTCCAATTTGCAAGGATTAAGCATCTCGGAAGCCATGGAAACAAAGTGtgaagatggtggtggAATGAACTATGATCATAGTTCTCGAAGGGACTCACTTGATTTGGGTGCTGTCTCGTTCAAAGCTTTCGAGAATGATGAGTTTGCAGAGATTCATTACAGAGATGCAGAAGACGGTAGAGGGGCAGCGGCACTAGAATCTGCCAATTTACCCCAAATTACGTCTAATAATGGCAATATCGAAAATGATAGCGATAGTGACAGTGATTCTGGATGGCAGATAATGCCAACTATCGCTTCGTATAACATCTACGATGAAAAGGGTCAACTCTCAATACGTCCATATGAAGTCAGAAGCCTGCAGACTCCATCGCAGGAGGAACTATCTTCCAAGGATAAAAGTAATACAAAGACGACTTTTGGCTATACTAAAGTGGCTGCAGAGGAACAAGCTCAAAGATCCTTTCAAACTAACCGCAAGACAGATTTCCTCTTTGATCATAGGAGGTTGCGTAATGATAGTTCCAGAGGTACGCTGGCGTCTGATGAAAAGGCAAAGGACGCAATGGAAACCGATCACGACTCTGATAGTTCAGAATTTTCGcaagatgaaaaagatgatgaagagacTTTCTATGATGAATATGAGGATGATGTAGAGCCAATGGATGATTTGAACCCTGATACCCAATTGGATGCTACCAAGAACATGCTAACGGAGAAGGAGAAATTTGCATATGTGGGGGCCATTAACGTTCTTATAAATCAAATATGTACAGAATTGGCTACATTGTGTCTTTGCGTAGATAACATTACCTCCCATAGAAAATTGGCACGCAGATTACAATTTGCTCAAAAAGATACAGCTGCATGGAAAACGGATATATTAGAGAGGATCTATACACACCTAAATGTAtcagatgaagagattatTATGATAGAACAATTATCAAACCATGGTGTTAGACTGGAAGATCTTTGTAAATGCCTGAAGACCCATCAGAAGGTGGAAAACCCATTTGAAGAACATGATGATAGTAagaatgatgaaaataatgaagaagagaagataGAGAAGGAACAGAAATCTCCGAATGAAAAGGAATCGGACATTAGAGAAAGTTGCGAATCTACTACTTCTAGTGTAACAAAAAGAAActtggaagatgaagcagaAGACAATAAAGAATCATACGGAATAAATATGCCCAATGAAGTGGTAAATCCAGATATGATCAAAGATAAGAGTCGAATAGACATTGATGTTGCCTGGACAGTAATATGtgatttatttttattactCTTACAGGATGCCGCCTATGATGCTCGTTCACGTATTCTTCTACTCAGATTTGCCGAAGTTTTAAACGTTACAGGCTTAGAAGTGGCAGAATTCGAAAGGCGTATTACAGATTCTCTCGATATGGAACAATCGACAGAGGATCAAAATTGGGACGAAACTAAACTCATGAAGGATAGAcgtaaaagaagaagaagaaagaagttATGTTATGTTGGTTTGGCCATGGTTGGTGGATCTTTGGTCTTAGGTTTAAGTGGTGGTCTACTGGCTCCCGTAATCGGTGCAGGTATAGCAGCTGGTTTGTCCACTGTAGGGATAACGGGTGCTACAGGTTTTTTAACTGGTGCAGGTGGAGCCACCGCAGTGGCAGTAACGAGTACAGCGATCGGTGGTAATATTGGGTTTAAAGGtatgaaaagaagaatggGATCTGTGagaacttttgaattttgcCCGCTACATAACAATCGTCGTGTCAACCTTTTAATCAGTGTTTCTGGTTGGATGATTGGTaatgttgatgatgttaGGCTTCCTTATTCAACGGTGGATCCTGTGGAAGGTGATCTTTACTCATTAAACTGGGAACCTGAAATGTTAAAATCTATCGGTGAAAGTATCACGATTATTGCCAATGAACTTTTTGCCACTACCATTCAACAAGTTCTTGGTGCTACTGTTTTAACGGCGTTCATATCAGCTATCCAATGGCCGATGTGGCTTTCGAAATTGAGTTACATTTTGGACAATCCTTGGAACGTCTCACTAGATAGAGCTTGGTCCGCTGGTAAAATTTTAGCTGATACCCTCATAGCGAAAAATTTGGGGCAAAGACCTACTACTTTAATGGGATTCTCCTTAGGTTCTAGAGTCATTTTCTCATGTCTCGTGGAGCTTTGCAAGAAAAAGGCATTTGGGTTGGTAGAAAACGTCTACTTGTTTGGTACACCAGTTATAAAGAATAAGGAGCAATTGGTTATGGCACGTTCTGTGGTAAGTGGTAGATTCGTTAACGCCTATTCTGAGAAGGACTGGATGCTTGCATATCTATTCCGTGCAGCCGCCGGTGGATTCAGTACCGTCATGGGAATTACGCCAATTACAAATGTAGAGGGCATTGAGAATTTCGATTGTACGGATGTTGTAGATGGTCATTTAGCATACCGTAAAAATATGCcaaaattattgaaaaggttgGGCATTTCAGTGGTAAGCGAACAATTCGTAGAGATTGAAGAGGACGTAGATTTTGGAGAGATTAAACGTAAAAGAAAGTTAGTTGAAGATGTGGACGCAGCACAAAAGAAGTTGTcagagaaaaagaagcaCAATAGTTGGGTACCCAAATGGTTGAAACCCAAAAAGTCTAAATGGCGCTCAATGGTGGAAGATACTGTAGAAGAAGGaaaggaaattgaaattccTGCTCAGGCGgccaaagaagaagatatgATAAGCGATTCTACTAGGGAGTCCATGAAGGAGCCTTCTACTAAAGCAGGTGCTGAAGAAGGAACtactgaaaaaaatgaagaggatgatgagGCTGAAAACCCATCCAAAAAGGACCCCGTTTTGATCGATCATGGTGCCCTGATGAATGAGCTAAAATTAATAAAGCAAGCTATTCATGAAGAACAGAGGcacaagaagaaagaaatgaaggaggatgaagaagaggaggataAAGACGAGAGCGAAGGAAACACCGCAGATGAGACACCTAATGCATCAAtcagtgaaaaaaataaatcttCACGGCAGTCTTCTTATGGTGCACCACAGAGTCCAGGTAACTTCCAACTTTTAGGTGCCGGTAGGACGATTTTACCggaggatgatgatatgTTTAAACAAAGGAATAAAAGTGGCATGACCTTTGAATTTCCAGATGATATTTGA
- the BMT6 gene encoding 25S rRNA (uracil2843-N3)-methyltransferase (similar to uniprot|Q12291 Saccharomyces cerevisiae YLR063W Hypothetical ORF) has translation MSLPVHHGDTLPPQEVIDLFKRTFSHELYEDLANVRELVQKVKSDLYNRDYTAAFDDNAKRVAYCCRWSPARAVAYTSLFAQLEPINQVVRCQLQGGDQRVLCVGGGAGGELVALASLFTPSRHVRTPSNEGLQIHLVDIYDWTNVVSRLQDQINTNWLYNGQSRFCNMEFTSNDILKMDPGQLQLNQLNLITLLFTTNELFSQDKSGSIKFLQSLTTHCQRGCLLLITESAGSYSHITVGSKKFPIQFLIDTVLLGKRGQDNHGNWTLVDQSDSIWYRGDPDMDYPLKLENMRCFYRLYRKL, from the coding sequence ATGTCTTTGCCAGTACATCATGGGGATACTCTCCCACCGCAGGAGGTAATTGATCTATTCAAAAGAACCTTCAGCCATGAATTGTATGAAGATCTAGCCAACGTTAGAGAATTAGTACAGAAGGTCAAGTCTGATCTTTACAATCGAGACTATACAGCTGCATTTGACGATAATGCTAAAAGAGTCGCATATTGTTGTCGGTGGTCACCAGCAAGAGCAGTAGCATATACATCACTTTTTGCTCAACTGGAACCTATTAACCAGGTGGTACGATGCCAATTGCAGGGCGGTGATCAGAGAGTGCTATGCGTTGGTGGAGGTGCAGGTGGTGAATTAGTAGCCTTAGCTAGTCTTTTCACACCGTCAAGACATGTACGTACACCGTCAAACGAAGGTCTTCAAATCCATCTAGTGGATATCTACGATTGGACTAATGTTGTCAGCAGACTTCAGGATCAAATTAATACCAACTGGCTCTACAACGGTCAATCACGGTTTTGTAATATGGAGTTTACATCAAATGATATTCTCAAGATGGACCCTGGgcaattgcaattgaacCAGCTGAATCTCATAACCTTacttttcaccaccaacgAGTTGTTCTCTCAAGATAAATCCGGCAGTataaaatttttacagTCGTTAACCACCCACTGCCAACGGGGGTGTTTATTACTGATCACAGAGAGTGCAGGATCGTATTCGCACATAACTGTGGGTTCCAAGAAGTTCCCTATTCAGTTCCTTATCGATACCGTACTACTTGGTAAAAGGGGTCAAGATAATCACGGAAACTGGACCCTAGTTGATCAATCGGACAGCATATGGTACCGTGGTGATCCGGATATGGACTatccattgaaattggaaaatatgAGATGCTTCTATCGACTATATAGAAAGTTGTGA